A window of Microcystis aeruginosa FD4 contains these coding sequences:
- the pgeF gene encoding peptidoglycan editing factor PgeF: MTNVAIDVRLTRTSLWQWQTWQGLPYLTCNLLEDWSHGFFTRHYYPQTPEAFTAALGANVPVYRVKQVHGDRLLNPQAITNPEIVEADGIITDASGQGIWVASADCTPVLIGERSTGVGVAIHSGWRGTAKGIVPKAVKQLLNSSSCLDNLVLALGPAIAGEVYQVETEVAAEVGLSLFPQETNPDQILANLFTLSPSPLFADEEKGKVRLDVRRVIYHQLQQLGIRDEQIAIAPFCTYQQEDHFFSYRREKAKKIQWSGIVSR; encoded by the coding sequence GTGACCAATGTAGCGATCGATGTCCGATTAACTAGGACTTCTCTGTGGCAATGGCAAACATGGCAAGGATTGCCCTATCTTACCTGTAATCTTTTAGAGGACTGGTCTCACGGCTTTTTTACCCGTCATTATTACCCCCAAACCCCGGAAGCTTTTACAGCTGCTCTAGGCGCAAATGTACCGGTTTATCGGGTCAAACAGGTACATGGCGATCGCCTATTAAATCCCCAAGCGATTACTAACCCGGAAATTGTCGAAGCGGATGGGATTATCACCGATGCTTCTGGTCAAGGGATTTGGGTGGCCAGTGCTGACTGTACGCCTGTACTAATAGGTGAGCGCTCTACCGGTGTTGGGGTGGCGATTCATTCTGGATGGAGAGGGACAGCCAAGGGGATAGTTCCCAAAGCAGTTAAGCAGTTATTAAACTCCAGCAGTTGTTTAGATAACTTAGTGCTGGCCCTGGGGCCGGCAATTGCCGGGGAAGTGTATCAAGTAGAGACAGAAGTTGCGGCGGAAGTGGGTTTAAGTTTATTTCCCCAAGAAACTAATCCCGACCAAATTCTGGCGAATTTATTTACCCTGTCCCCCTCCCCCTTATTTGCTGACGAGGAAAAAGGAAAAGTGCGCTTAGACGTACGACGGGTGATTTATCATCAACTACAACAGTTAGGAATTAGGGATGAACAAATTGCGATCGCTCCTTTTTGCACCTATCAACAAGAGGATCATTTTTTCTCCTATCGTCGGGAAAAAGCCAAAAAAATTCAATGGTCTGGCATAGTTAGTCGTTAA
- the fmt gene encoding methionyl-tRNA formyltransferase, with protein MRIVFFGTPTFAVPTLKKLLANPDIEVIAVVTQPDKRRGRGNQLIPSPVKQIAIEQQILVWQPKSVKKNAKTLDFLRQSRADAFVVLAYGQILSPEILEMPRLGCINVHGSILPKYRGAAPVQWCIARGEKETGITTMLMDAGMDTGPMLLKAYSPIALFDNAEQVGATLGQMGADLLLETLSKLDRAEITPIPQNNDDATYAPLIQKSDYLINWQDSGRTIHDRVRGFYPHGLTTFRGQPLKVMATIPLDDPSQLPRELQTKDLSHLNGEVGSIVALWKNFGPVIQTGEGFLLLKEVQLSGKPPRFGGDLVNGSRLTIGEIFGQ; from the coding sequence ATGCGTATTGTTTTTTTCGGAACCCCGACTTTTGCCGTTCCCACCCTGAAAAAATTATTAGCCAATCCCGATATAGAAGTGATTGCCGTCGTTACCCAACCGGACAAGCGCCGGGGAAGGGGCAATCAATTAATCCCCTCACCAGTGAAACAAATAGCCATAGAACAGCAAATACTGGTTTGGCAGCCCAAAAGTGTGAAAAAAAACGCTAAAACCTTAGATTTTCTCAGACAATCGCGGGCGGATGCCTTTGTGGTGCTGGCCTACGGACAAATTCTCTCCCCAGAAATTCTAGAGATGCCAAGATTAGGCTGTATTAACGTTCATGGCTCAATTTTGCCCAAATATCGGGGAGCAGCCCCCGTGCAGTGGTGCATCGCTAGGGGAGAAAAAGAAACCGGCATTACCACCATGTTAATGGATGCGGGCATGGATACCGGACCGATGTTACTGAAAGCCTACAGCCCGATCGCTCTTTTTGACAATGCCGAACAGGTGGGAGCAACCCTAGGACAAATGGGGGCGGATTTGCTCCTAGAAACCCTCTCTAAGCTCGATCGAGCAGAAATTACCCCAATTCCTCAAAATAATGACGATGCCACCTATGCCCCTTTAATTCAAAAATCCGACTACCTAATCAACTGGCAAGATTCGGGCCGGACAATTCACGATCGAGTCCGGGGTTTTTATCCTCATGGGCTAACCACTTTCCGGGGACAACCCCTAAAAGTGATGGCGACTATTCCCCTAGACGATCCTAGTCAACTACCTCGAGAATTACAGACAAAAGACCTTTCTCATCTAAACGGAGAAGTGGGATCGATAGTAGCTCTCTGGAAAAATTTCGGGCCAGTCATACAAACGGGAGAGGGTTTTTTATTATTAAAAGAAGTGCAATTATCGGGAAAACCACCGCGTTTTGGTGGGGATTTGGTTAATGGTTCCCGTTTAACTATCGGTGAGATTTTCGGTCAATAG
- a CDS encoding cyclic nucleotide-binding domain-containing protein, translated as MLSPVDTIKILENHPDRTFPAGEVIFADGTEGELMYGILSGEVEMYIRGHLIETLEKGDVFGAGALLHEDKLRESTAIAKTDCKLAYLNQPQFLFAVQETPMFAIEVLRSYSDRFRQLKKIFTSEA; from the coding sequence ATGTTAAGTCCGGTAGACACGATTAAAATTCTCGAAAATCATCCCGATCGCACTTTTCCAGCTGGTGAAGTTATTTTTGCCGATGGCACGGAGGGCGAGTTAATGTACGGTATTCTTAGCGGAGAAGTGGAGATGTATATCAGAGGCCACTTGATAGAAACTCTAGAAAAAGGGGATGTATTCGGAGCAGGAGCACTCCTGCATGAGGATAAACTGCGAGAATCCACAGCTATCGCCAAAACTGATTGTAAATTAGCCTATCTCAATCAACCGCAGTTTTTATTTGCCGTGCAGGAAACCCCCATGTTTGCGATCGAAGTGTTAAGAAGTTATTCCGATCGCTTTCGCCAGTTGAAAAAAATCTTCACCAGTGAAGCATAG
- a CDS encoding type II restriction endonuclease codes for MKTEIFSPRQALNKAFLRVKPNLCQVEKFQVFLHTKTMIEEFNISENGRDNPKNSC; via the coding sequence ATGAAGACGGAAATATTCTCTCCCCGACAAGCATTAAACAAAGCATTTCTGAGAGTCAAACCGAATCTTTGTCAGGTAGAGAAGTTTCAAGTATTCTTACATACAAAAACGATGATCGAGGAGTTCAATATATCGGAAAATGGGAGAGATAACCCGAAAAATTCTTGTTAA
- a CDS encoding TlyA family RNA methyltransferase, with amino-acid sequence MPKQRLDLLLVAKNLCDSRQQAQRLICAGEVKVNHQIIDKPATEIDQEAAIEVKQKLPYLSRGGEKLAKALELFAIDVGDRICLDGGISTGGFTDCLLQKGAKRVYGVDVGYGQVAWSLRQHERVILLERTNFRYLTPEKLYGQEKHADLAVMDLSFISLTKVLPTLWTLLNPPREAILLVKPQFEVGREKVGKKGVVRNHQDQAGAIFQVLQAAEVLGWFYRGLTWSPITGPAGNVEYLLWLSTDTGQVSPSLAAIAEITQAAIKQF; translated from the coding sequence TTGCCGAAACAAAGATTAGATTTATTATTAGTAGCCAAAAATCTCTGTGATTCCCGTCAACAGGCACAGCGATTAATTTGCGCTGGAGAGGTGAAAGTCAATCACCAAATTATCGATAAACCAGCCACAGAAATCGACCAGGAAGCGGCGATCGAGGTTAAGCAGAAACTGCCCTATTTGTCAAGGGGTGGCGAAAAATTAGCCAAGGCCTTAGAATTGTTTGCCATCGATGTCGGCGATCGCATTTGTTTAGATGGGGGCATTTCTACGGGGGGATTTACCGATTGTCTCTTGCAAAAAGGAGCAAAACGGGTTTATGGGGTTGATGTGGGTTATGGACAAGTGGCGTGGAGTTTACGGCAGCATGAACGAGTTATTTTACTAGAAAGAACTAATTTTCGCTATTTAACCCCAGAAAAGTTATACGGACAGGAAAAACACGCCGATTTAGCAGTTATGGATCTGTCTTTTATTTCTCTGACTAAAGTTTTACCGACCCTGTGGACGCTGTTAAATCCACCGCGAGAAGCGATTTTATTGGTCAAACCCCAATTCGAGGTGGGACGGGAAAAAGTCGGTAAAAAAGGGGTAGTTCGCAACCATCAAGACCAAGCGGGGGCAATTTTTCAGGTTTTACAGGCCGCCGAAGTTTTAGGATGGTTCTATCGGGGTTTAACTTGGTCTCCCATTACCGGACCTGCGGGTAACGTCGAGTATCTTCTCTGGTTGTCCACCGATACCGGCCAAGTTAGTCCCAGTTTAGCCGCGATCGCAGAAATCACTCAAGCAGCGATCAAACAGTTTTAA